Within the Ensifer adhaerens genome, the region CAAGGCACTTTCGACTCGAACCACGTCTGGCCACCCAAGGAGCCATAGAAGAAGATCGACCAGATGGACCCCAAGATCGATGACGCACCCCCCTCCAGCGAGCGCCCGATCGAAGAACCAGGGCTTTCCCGGGCCATAGGCATTGTGGAAGACGAGATCAACCGCGTACAGCGAGCCTAAGTCGCCCGAATTGATCAGCGCATGGATGCGCCGCATGGCGGACATGTGCCGATAAGACAAGTCCACACCCAACAGCCGGTCGCTGCGCCGAGCAGCGTCGACCACCGCCGACGTCTCCGCACAATTGCGGCCAAGAGGCTTTTGACAAAATACCGCCGCTCCACGCTCCAATGCGGCAATCGCCTGCGCTGCATGGAAGGCGCTCGGAGTTGCAATCACGATACCCTCAACGTCCTGATCAAGCATTGCCTCGAGGGACGAGGAAACGGTTGCGTTCGGGGCCAATTCGAGTGCCGCGGCGACCCTTTCAGGCGCAGGGTCGGCGATTGCGATCGCTTCGATCCTCCCGGTTGAGAGAATTGCTCTCATGCGATCAAGACCGATCCAGCCAACACCCAGGAAGCCCAGGCGCGGCCGAACAATGCCGGGCGATGAGCCTGAAGCGACGCTAACCATCGCACCGGACCAGCGCTTTGACGAACCCTTCCGGGCGGTCACGGGTCACATTGAGTGCCGCTGCCAACTCGCGCAGCGGGAACTCGTGAGTGTAAAGGGATGACGGTGCAAACCGCTTCGCAGCCACGGCATCGATCGCGTTGCGAATGCCCACCATGTATATGCCAGGATCTCGTTCATGAGCGTTGATCACATCAAGACCCCTCCAGTTCCAGAGCTGCAGATTAACATGGCGCGGACCGTCCTGATGGTAGCCGGCAATGACGAGTCTGCCACGCTCTTTCGTCAGCTCCGCCGCAAGATCGAGTGGCCATTGTTTGCCCACCGCTTCGAGGACACAATCGCACAGGCGCCCCGATGTCAGCCGCTTGACTTGTTCGATGATCTGCCAATGGTCACTCATGGCAATGACGTCGCTGGCCCCAGCGAGCTTGGCTGAGGAGAGTGACGACTGCCGCCGCGATATCGCGATGACACGCGCTCCGGCTGCGGTCGCAAGCTCGGTCAGTACGATCCCGAGGAATCCTAGGCCGACAATCGCCACCGTTTCACCGTCCTTGATTGCGCAGCGATGCAGGATGTTGAAGGCACATCCAAGGGGCTCGCCCGGAAAGGGCTGGCCGTCGAGAGCATTCGGCAACTGCGCGACCGCGTACTGATCCGCCACATCGTGTGTGGCATAGGCATGATAGCTGAGTGCCGCGACGCGGTCGCCTACCGCTACCGTCGTTACATCATCCGCCACCGCGTCCACTATGCCCCACCCCTCGTGTCCAAGCGCTCCGGGAACTGTCGGGAACTCCATCCAAGTCGGACCTTCCCACGGCACGAGGTTTGACGCGCAAACGCCGCAGCCTTCCAGCCGGATACGTACCTGTCCGCGTTGCGGTTGAGGCAACGGAAGGGTCTCAATGCGCACTTGCCCAGGTGCGGTCACAACCGCGGCATGCATTACTTCGCTTGTCTGCAGGCTCATATTGCCCCTCCCGCTTCTTGGGGAACTCGTTCGATCGTTCGGAGGCGATTGGAAAAGGGCTGGCATCCGTCTAGATCGCGCACTTAACCGGAGGCGCCCGACTTTGTTCCTCGTCAGCGACGAAGGAACACATGGACGAAGTCGAGGTTTGTAGCTCGTGGTCATGCAATGGCCGCGCAGCACGAGAGAGAGCAGAAACAGGAAAAGCAGCACCAAGGAAACAACCCTGAAGAGGTGTTGGAGCTTTGTCGCTCTTGCTGATCAACAATCCTGAGGTGCGTTATGGTCAAGATACTTGTCACTGGAGGTTGCGGCTTCATCGGCTCGCATGTGGTTAAGGAGCTTCTCTCGAGAAATTACGAAGTGCGCGTTTTGGATGCGCTCAACGAGCAGGTTCACGGCGACACGGTCTTGCGGATTTCCGAAGGGACGGAACTCAGGAAGGCCGATATCCGGGACGTTCCGGCGATCAAGGAAGCCTTGGCCGACATTGACAGTGTCATCCACCTCGCCGCAGAGGTTGGTGTCGGCCAGTCCATGTACGAAATAGCGCGCTACGTTGGCGTCAATGACTTCGGCACGGCTGTGCTGTTGCAGGCAATGATTGACACTCCAGTGCGCAGGATCGTCGTCGCCTCCTCGATGAGTGTCTATGGCGAGGGACTCTATGAAACTGAGACCGGCGCGCGGGTTGGAGATGCCCGTCGTAATGCAGTTGATATTCGTGCAGGCAGATGGGACCCTCTTGCGGCAAATCGCTCACCCTTGCGACCTGTCGCGACCGACGAAGGCAAGCCGGTCGATCTCGCTTCGATTTATGCTTTGACGAAGTACGCGCAAGAACGACAGGTGCTCCTTTTTGGTCAAGCCTATGGCGTAGAGGCTGTCGCATTACGCCTTTTCAACGTCTATGGAGCAGGCCAGGCCCTCTCCAATCCGTACACCGGCGTTCTTGCCAACTTCGCCTCACGCCTTGCCAACGGGCAGGCCCCGATCATTTTTGAGGACGGTCGTCAACAAAGGGATTTCGTCCATGTCAGAGACGTGGCGCGGGCGTTCCGATTGGCGTTGGAGCGTCCGCAGGCTTCGGGCTGCGTGATCAACGTGGGCAGCGGGCAAGCGTTTGGCATCGCCGAGATTGCTTCGATGCTCGCCCTTGCTATGGGGGTACCCGGGATCGAACCGCAAATTCTGTACAAGGCCAGATCAGGCGATATACGCAATTGTTTCGCCGATATTACCCGGGCGCGCGCTCTTATCGGATTCGAGCCCTCGCATCGGCTGGAGACCAGCCTGGCAGAATTCGCGTCCTGGGTGCGCAGCGTCGGTGCGATCGACCGCAGCGCTGAAATGAAGCGAAACCTGGAAGAACGAGGGCTGGTGATATGAGCACAGGATCTCGCGATAACCATCCCCATCTTACAACACCAAGCCTGGCAAATGCCAATGCCGGAGCGATCGTGATCGTGGGAGGTAGTGGCTTTCTGGGCTCCAACCTTGCCCACAGCTTCCTGCGTGAGGGAGAGGAGGTGGTTGTGATCGATAATCTCAGCCGAAAAGGCGTTGAGCATAATCTTGCATGGCTCAGATCTCATCATGGCGAAGCCGTGCAGCCCCTTATTGCCGACATACGCGATTTCGACGCGATTCAGCCGGCCTTAAGGGAAGCAAAGGCGGTTTTTCATTTCGCAGCCCAGACGGCTGTCACGACCAGCTTGGAGCACCCCCTCGAAGATTTCGAAACCAATGCTCGCGGTACACTCAATGTCCTGGAAGCGGTACGAGGCGCGGGTCGTTGTGCACCCGTCATCTTTGCCAGTACCAACAAGGTTTACGGTGTGTTGCGCGACATCGGCCTGGAAGATGATTTCGGTGGCCGCCACATGCCCGTCGATCCGAAGCTGCGCGAGCGTGGTATCGACGAAACCCGACCGCTTGACCTGCACACGCCCTATGGTTGCTCGAAAGGCGTGGCGGATCAGTATGTGCTGGACTACGCTCGGTCCTTTGCCCTCAAAACGGCCGTGCTGAGGATGAGTTGTATCTACGGGCCGAGGCAGTGTGGAACAGAAGATCAGGGATGGGTAGCCCATTTCCTGAACTGCGCAATGGCAGGCAAGAAAATTTGCATCTATGGCGACGGAAAGCAGGTGCGCGATGTCCTGCATGTAGAGGACGCGATTGCTGCCTACAAGAAGTTGCTGGGCGACATCGATGTCCTCAGCGGCCGTGCATTCAATCTAGGTGGTGGTCCAGCCAACGCGGTAAGCATCGCGGAGATCATCGCCGAGATTGAAAGACTTCCCGGCTGCAAACTCACGACCACCAACGCTGACTGGCGTGCTGGAGATCAGTTGTACTTCGTCGCCGATACGACCGCCCTGGCCAAAGCAACGGGATGGACGCCGCAGATTGGGTGGCGGCAGGGCTTGCGCGATCTTCACGCCTGGCTCCTTCAGGAAGGGCCAGCCAAAGAAGAGCGTCACGTCCAGCCAAGGAGTATCTCTGCATGAGTGGCTTGGTGACGGTGGCAATGGAGACCGACGCACGTCGAAGGCTGCCTCAAAACTTGCCCAGCCGGGTCCTGATGACTGTCGATGCTGTCGGGGGCGTATGGCGGTACGCAATGGACTTGGCTTCCGCCGCGCAAAGTATGGGGATAGAGGTGATCTTTGCCGGGTTCGGCCCGCCGCCATCGGTGGAGCAAGCTGACGAAGCCAGGCGGATCGGGACGCTCGAATGGGTTCCCGCCCCCCTCGACTGGACTGCGACCGCCGAGCAGGAGCTTACTCTCGTACCATGGCTTCTTGAAAAGCTGGTGACGCAGCACTCCGTCGACCTGCTTCACGTAAATTTGCCTTCCCAAGCCGTCGGAATCCACGAGGATATACCAGTCGTGGCGGTCTCCCACTCCTGTGTGGCGACCTGGTTCCAATCTGTCCGTGGGACGCCACCTTCACCGGATTGGTTCTGGCACAAGCGGCTCAATAGTGAGGGGTTTAAACGAGCGAACGTGGTGCTTTCCCCGAGCGCCAGCCACGCGGCGTCACTGGTGCGTTGCTATGGCGCCATCGAGCGGATTGTCGTCGTGCATAACGCCACCCGGTGCTCATGCCGCAATCCGCAGAAGCAACATTTCGTTTTTGCCGCGGCCCGATGGTGGGATGACGGCAAAAATGGAGCCGTTCTCGACGCCGCTGCCGGGCGGATTGTTTGGCCCCTGATCATGGCAGGCGCTTGCACCGGTCCT harbors:
- a CDS encoding NAD-dependent epimerase/dehydratase family protein encodes the protein MVKILVTGGCGFIGSHVVKELLSRNYEVRVLDALNEQVHGDTVLRISEGTELRKADIRDVPAIKEALADIDSVIHLAAEVGVGQSMYEIARYVGVNDFGTAVLLQAMIDTPVRRIVVASSMSVYGEGLYETETGARVGDARRNAVDIRAGRWDPLAANRSPLRPVATDEGKPVDLASIYALTKYAQERQVLLFGQAYGVEAVALRLFNVYGAGQALSNPYTGVLANFASRLANGQAPIIFEDGRQQRDFVHVRDVARAFRLALERPQASGCVINVGSGQAFGIAEIASMLALAMGVPGIEPQILYKARSGDIRNCFADITRARALIGFEPSHRLETSLAEFASWVRSVGAIDRSAEMKRNLEERGLVI
- a CDS encoding Gfo/Idh/MocA family protein; the encoded protein is MVSVASGSSPGIVRPRLGFLGVGWIGLDRMRAILSTGRIEAIAIADPAPERVAAALELAPNATVSSSLEAMLDQDVEGIVIATPSAFHAAQAIAALERGAAVFCQKPLGRNCAETSAVVDAARRSDRLLGVDLSYRHMSAMRRIHALINSGDLGSLYAVDLVFHNAYGPGKPWFFDRALAGGGCVIDLGVHLVDLLLWLLGWPDVVRVESALFSKGARLKRGAEEVEDYAIATLELSSGLVARIACSWHLNAGCDSIIAGEFHGTHAGACFRNVNGSFLDFTSDHNKGTAREQLTSPPDSWPGRAAAAWAMELASANRYSAGNRNLIRVAEVLDRIYEC
- a CDS encoding MDR/zinc-dependent alcohol dehydrogenase-like family protein, with the protein product MSLQTSEVMHAAVVTAPGQVRIETLPLPQPQRGQVRIRLEGCGVCASNLVPWEGPTWMEFPTVPGALGHEGWGIVDAVADDVTTVAVGDRVAALSYHAYATHDVADQYAVAQLPNALDGQPFPGEPLGCAFNILHRCAIKDGETVAIVGLGFLGIVLTELATAAGARVIAISRRQSSLSSAKLAGASDVIAMSDHWQIIEQVKRLTSGRLCDCVLEAVGKQWPLDLAAELTKERGRLVIAGYHQDGPRHVNLQLWNWRGLDVINAHERDPGIYMVGIRNAIDAVAAKRFAPSSLYTHEFPLRELAAALNVTRDRPEGFVKALVRCDG
- a CDS encoding glycosyltransferase family 4 protein, which produces MTVDAVGGVWRYAMDLASAAQSMGIEVIFAGFGPPPSVEQADEARRIGTLEWVPAPLDWTATAEQELTLVPWLLEKLVTQHSVDLLHVNLPSQAVGIHEDIPVVAVSHSCVATWFQSVRGTPPSPDWFWHKRLNSEGFKRANVVLSPSASHAASLVRCYGAIERIVVVHNATRCSCRNPQKQHFVFAAARWWDDGKNGAVLDAAAGRIVWPLIMAGACTGPDGQGITFDHANSPGELSHPEVTKLMSRASIVVSPSIYEPFGLVALEAARVGAALVLADIPSYRELWDGVAVFANPHDPAAFADAVNAFIVDPSRTIDFARRAQIRSTDFTIEAQRDGVLNAYRQAMRPFVQPQLVGER
- a CDS encoding NAD-dependent epimerase/dehydratase family protein; the encoded protein is MSTGSRDNHPHLTTPSLANANAGAIVIVGGSGFLGSNLAHSFLREGEEVVVIDNLSRKGVEHNLAWLRSHHGEAVQPLIADIRDFDAIQPALREAKAVFHFAAQTAVTTSLEHPLEDFETNARGTLNVLEAVRGAGRCAPVIFASTNKVYGVLRDIGLEDDFGGRHMPVDPKLRERGIDETRPLDLHTPYGCSKGVADQYVLDYARSFALKTAVLRMSCIYGPRQCGTEDQGWVAHFLNCAMAGKKICIYGDGKQVRDVLHVEDAIAAYKKLLGDIDVLSGRAFNLGGGPANAVSIAEIIAEIERLPGCKLTTTNADWRAGDQLYFVADTTALAKATGWTPQIGWRQGLRDLHAWLLQEGPAKEERHVQPRSISA